A genomic stretch from Dissulfuribacter thermophilus includes:
- a CDS encoding GspE/PulE family protein, which produces MFDNFNKIHRLDQKELLCLYHLEENECAFAKGILNDVRAFFRGEKEGFLPCEAPYSNFDHAIFTAQTAGRILDGLLKSGEFSIDSESRIAVFISSLLHDIGFLRRGEEERPLKEGALTFRHIQRGIDFVSSYLKSINADQPLISSVIFSIASTALYGDAPEFRPARPEDMIVSGIVSSADLLSQAAHPDILASLGHLWEELEAAYEYESREFLEKKGAPKFLSYQDLLLNILEFYDSVLAPRLEGAGGFHRFLEYHYGSKDHPYNEGINKNYEILTQNRTILLEVAKRLFTSRSFAELKMSAIPHLRRLFSANTILILTNINDILDSKEFKSGAYEDFRKDEAKKLFFLLRKNILLNTIEDLKKYYSFIPPELASLIYPILSKRSILIAPFEKRADRGPGAILLFSEEERHGFSRHTLSLVEDLGSDVIKAIYDIKLIVEERDRKDRLRQVLTGQGLIDQFCYDHALKTSFKLGVPITIVLNKEYGIDQRTVSKAISKVTGLEFITLTSHYPRGLKGDFRRLNPKFLKKHFVVPISSEGDEVQIAVSDPITQDISSLLTGLFPHRKLKIKIALPSEILRFIESCFEGGGKEELLRPSELESIRAVSEPDSDTNFPIHDGTEQVSSEDNIVVRLAQKILLDALRLGASDIHVEFQPVRQRGRVRFRIDGQMRPQLSIKKKYFRPLVARYKIISGLDIAEKRIAQDGRLRFRYKGMPVDVRIVTLPRGDGFEDVVLRILKREAVIGLDDLMLSEKNLALWKKLLKKTSGLIIVSGPTGSGKTTTIHASIEFIKKDSTLKIWAAEDPVEIVQDGISQIQIQPSRAFGFSEALKAFLRADPDVIFVGEIRDPETAKTAVRAALTGHLVLSTLHTGSALEALVRLSHMGVTGLDLSEALLCVMAQKLFRRLCPACARTGIHDMEDIEKEWMGKFSYRPKTISKRSQSGCKECNYLGYKERVAIQELLEIKEEIRPFIRDLDIESIRTWLKQASWPTMIEDGLKKMEM; this is translated from the coding sequence ATGTTTGATAATTTCAATAAAATCCATAGGTTGGATCAAAAGGAACTCCTTTGTTTATACCATTTGGAAGAGAACGAATGTGCCTTCGCAAAGGGGATACTCAACGATGTGAGGGCATTTTTCCGTGGTGAAAAGGAAGGGTTTTTGCCGTGTGAGGCCCCGTATTCCAATTTTGATCATGCTATTTTTACAGCGCAAACAGCAGGTCGAATATTAGACGGGCTTTTAAAAAGCGGCGAGTTTTCCATAGACAGTGAATCACGCATTGCAGTCTTCATCTCAAGTCTCCTTCACGATATTGGCTTTTTGAGAAGGGGAGAGGAGGAACGTCCCTTAAAAGAAGGGGCCTTGACCTTTAGGCATATACAACGTGGAATCGATTTTGTTTCCTCATATTTAAAAAGCATCAATGCCGATCAACCACTCATTAGTTCTGTAATCTTCTCAATTGCTTCAACAGCACTTTACGGAGATGCACCAGAGTTCAGGCCAGCAAGGCCTGAAGATATGATCGTTTCCGGGATTGTATCCTCAGCAGATCTGCTCTCTCAGGCCGCTCATCCAGACATTTTGGCCTCACTTGGGCATCTTTGGGAGGAGCTTGAAGCTGCTTATGAGTACGAATCACGAGAATTCCTTGAAAAAAAAGGGGCCCCAAAATTTTTAAGTTATCAGGACCTGCTTTTAAATATTTTAGAGTTCTATGATTCTGTGCTGGCACCACGGCTTGAAGGTGCAGGTGGATTCCATAGATTTCTAGAATATCACTATGGCTCAAAGGACCATCCATATAATGAAGGCATTAATAAGAATTATGAGATTCTCACTCAAAATAGGACCATTCTTCTTGAGGTAGCCAAGAGGCTTTTTACTTCAAGGTCTTTTGCAGAACTAAAGATGTCAGCTATTCCGCATCTTAGACGGCTTTTTTCTGCCAATACCATATTAATTTTGACCAATATAAATGATATTTTGGACTCCAAAGAATTTAAATCAGGTGCATACGAGGATTTTAGAAAAGATGAAGCAAAGAAACTATTCTTTTTGCTCAGGAAGAATATCCTATTGAATACAATTGAAGATTTAAAGAAATACTATTCGTTTATCCCCCCTGAGCTTGCGTCTTTAATTTACCCTATACTTTCAAAGAGATCGATTCTTATAGCACCTTTTGAAAAGAGAGCAGATAGGGGCCCAGGGGCCATCTTGTTATTTTCTGAGGAAGAAAGGCATGGTTTTTCTCGTCACACCTTAAGTCTGGTAGAAGACCTTGGTTCTGATGTGATAAAGGCCATCTATGACATAAAATTAATTGTTGAGGAAAGGGATCGCAAAGATAGATTAAGACAGGTGCTTACGGGACAAGGATTAATCGATCAGTTCTGTTATGACCACGCATTAAAGACGAGTTTCAAACTGGGTGTTCCAATTACCATAGTCCTCAATAAGGAATATGGCATTGATCAAAGAACGGTATCAAAGGCGATTTCCAAGGTGACAGGGCTTGAATTCATAACACTGACTTCCCATTATCCCAGAGGGCTGAAAGGGGACTTTAGACGTTTAAATCCAAAGTTTTTAAAAAAACACTTTGTCGTCCCCATATCTAGTGAGGGAGATGAAGTCCAAATAGCCGTCTCTGATCCAATTACTCAGGATATATCTAGTCTTTTAACTGGCCTTTTCCCCCACAGAAAACTAAAAATCAAGATAGCCCTTCCATCGGAAATATTACGTTTTATAGAAAGTTGCTTTGAAGGTGGCGGAAAGGAAGAACTCCTCCGTCCTTCTGAACTCGAATCCATTCGAGCAGTATCTGAACCAGATTCAGATACAAACTTTCCAATACATGACGGCACTGAGCAAGTTTCATCTGAAGACAATATTGTGGTTCGGCTTGCCCAGAAGATCCTTTTAGACGCCTTGAGACTTGGGGCATCGGATATACACGTGGAGTTTCAGCCTGTAAGGCAAAGGGGCAGAGTGCGGTTTAGGATTGATGGCCAGATGAGGCCACAACTAAGTATAAAGAAGAAGTATTTTAGACCGCTTGTTGCCAGATATAAGATTATTTCAGGCCTTGATATAGCGGAAAAGAGGATTGCCCAGGATGGGCGCCTACGGTTTCGCTACAAGGGGATGCCTGTAGATGTCCGCATTGTCACGCTACCCAGAGGAGACGGATTTGAAGATGTGGTTTTAAGGATACTAAAGAGGGAAGCAGTTATTGGTTTAGATGATCTTATGCTTTCCGAAAAGAATTTAGCTTTATGGAAGAAGCTTTTAAAGAAGACTAGTGGCCTGATAATAGTTTCTGGACCAACCGGTTCGGGCAAGACCACCACAATTCATGCCTCTATTGAGTTTATCAAAAAGGATTCTACCTTGAAGATCTGGGCTGCAGAAGATCCTGTTGAGATAGTACAAGATGGGATTAGCCAGATTCAGATTCAGCCATCGAGGGCTTTTGGATTTTCAGAGGCGCTTAAGGCCTTTTTGAGGGCAGATCCAGATGTCATTTTTGTGGGAGAGATACGGGATCCTGAAACTGCAAAGACTGCAGTTAGGGCAGCTTTAACAGGGCATCTAGTCCTATCGACACTTCACACTGGAAGTGCTCTAGAGGCATTGGTTAGGCTGAGTCATATGGGGGTGACTGGCCTTGACCTTTCAGAGGCCCTTTTGTGTGTAATGGCCCAAAAGCTTTTTAGACGTCTGTGTCCTGCTTGTGCTAGGACTGGAATTCACGATATGGAAGATATTGAAAAAGAATGGATGGGAAAATTTTCTTATAGACCTAAAACAATATCTAAACGATCTCAAAGCGGATGCAAGGAATGCAATTACCTGGGCTACAAGGAGCGAGTGGCAATACAAGAACTTCTGGAGATAAAAGAGGAAATCAGACCATTTATCAGAGATCTTGATATTGAATCAATTAGAACCTGGTTAAAACAGGCCTCATGGCCCACTATGATCGAAGATGGTTTGAAAAAGATGGAAATG